In Onthophagus taurus isolate NC chromosome 6, IU_Otau_3.0, whole genome shotgun sequence, a genomic segment contains:
- the LOC111415697 gene encoding NAD-dependent protein deacylase Sirt4-like — MFQQRLKQDRQKILKEINKGVKMLHCCNFALINPKITMKLNVLIRNLYNFVPNHQITRENDVEFLKEFLKSSTNILVLTGAGISTESGIPDYRSEKVGLYARSNHKPIQHQQFLTSPSIRKRYWARNFVGWPRFSNCKPNSTHFWVRDLELIDKISCVVTQNVDGLHTKAGTEKLIELHGSSYRVFCLNCEKIYSRHDLQQEILKINPFIEDTSNMIRPDGDVDISDETVNKFVMPTCTHCNGLLKPDIVFFGDNVPKRRVETVNNFLKESDSVLVLGSSLFVYSGFRIILQALEEKKEIVIVNIGETRADKLCLNKINARCGDILSKISLKSLLK; from the exons atgtttcaacaaAGGTTAAAACAAGATCgtcaaaaaatcttaaaagaaattaataaag gagttaaaaTGTTACATTGCTGTAATTTTGCCttaataaatccaaaaataaccatgaaattaaatgttttgatACGGAATTTATATAACTTCGTCCCGAATCATCAAATAACAAGGGAAAATGACgtggaatttttaaaagaatttttaaaatcatccaCGAATATCTTAGTTTTAACAGGAGCGGGTATTTCAACTGAATCGG gaatacCTGATTATAGATCGGAAAAAGTTGGTTTATATGCTCGATCGAATCACAAACCGATTCAAcaccaacaatttttaacatctCCATCTATACGAAAAAGATATTGGGCGAGAAATTTCGTTGGATGGCCGAGGTTTTCAAATTGTAAACCGAATTCAACGCATTTTTGGGTACGCGATTTGGAATTAATCGATAAAATTTCTTGCGTTGTCACACAAAACGTCGACGGTTTGCATACAAAAGCTGGaactgaaaaattaattgaactaCATGGGTCTTCTTATcgcgttttttgtttaaattgcgaaaaaatttattctcgACATGATTTGcaacaagaaattttaaaaattaatccttTTATCGAAGACACATCAAATATGATTCGACCCGATGGAGATGTTGATATTTCAGAT gaaaccgtaaataaatttgttatgcCAACTTGTACGCATTGTAACGGCTTGTTAAAACCggatattgtattttttggcGATAACGTACCGAAACGAAGAGTTGAAACggtgaataattttttgaaagaaagtGATTCAGTTTTGGTTTTAGGGTCGAGTTTATTCGTTTACTCAGGGTTTAGAATTATTTTACAAGCGTTAGAAGAGAAAAAGGAgattgttattgttaatataGGCGAAACGAGGGCTGATAAATTgtgtttaaacaaaattaatgccCGATGTGGtgatattttatcaaaaatatctttaaaaagccttttaaaatga
- the LOC111415698 gene encoding cuticle protein 7-like encodes MFLKTFNKLGLIVLAIIIFCVKRNFCENPNDVVYSFKYAIDQGNIGLRTHHFEERNGDLVRGSYSLLEHDGRIRIVEYEVAGPKGFRAVINYRRPPGPPIMGHLKFPQYLKNPIILAKPVGYITKDLFLPYNAYHNMI; translated from the exons atgtttttgaaaacCTTCAATAAATTg ggTCTCATCGTTTTagcaataatcattttttgtgTTAAGCGGAATTTTTGCGAGAATCCAAACGAT gTAGTCTATTCTTTCAAATATGCAATCGATCAAGGAAATATTGGTTTACGAACGCATCATTTCGAGGAAAGAAACGGTGATTTAGTTCGGGGAAGTTACAGCCTCTTAGAACATGATGGAAGAATTCGTATTGTTGAATACGAAGTCGCTGGACCAAAAGGTTTTAGGGCCGTAATTAATTATAGAAGACCACCAG gACCACCTATAATGGGACATTTAAAATTCCCGCAATATCTTAAAAATCCCATTATATTGGCAAAACCAGTTGGATACATtacaaaagatttatttttgccGTATAACGCGTATCATAACATGATTTAA